In Cryptomeria japonica chromosome 10, Sugi_1.0, whole genome shotgun sequence, a genomic segment contains:
- the LOC131046612 gene encoding pentatricopeptide repeat-containing protein At5g15010, mitochondrial, whose translation MAIHFTKRSLVLLLDITCSFACKSCTISSVYRNPHIWFHTDSTTLCHLPSFKPVHNDPINPYHRWVSSDARYTPTEEDEEEEEEDDDSGEIISNISEDGKVNDEDVILKNIGSIIGLSMQEGMSVLNDCEFISSSSLVQKLLCRTQSDWRAALTVFQWAGSRENYSHTISVYHTMISILGMHKKFSVAWVLIREMHEKAMVTHHTFKIVIQRYAATEAVDKAIKTFHAMEKFKLAADYNDFLHLLRALCRYQYFEEAEELIYFNKEYFPLATKSFNVLLNGWGNILVDVYQVKRLWNDMYNLCITPDVSSYTTIICCLSKADRFYDVVRFYDEMKKKGFTPNLKVYNAVICVLAKHKFIKEALHLFNRIREMGFNPNAVTYISLINHLCLAWEAEDAYRILDEMIQKGFVPSIRIYYSFFRFVKDGDAIFDLFDRMEKTGCAPTMEFYLLSIRRCCSWGQYENAFKLLNVMEKHGICIDDSSSVILQNGFFLNGKSEEPCKCYKEMKAEGFCLEPKADKLFESWIASRRYAPLQLHQNFSKERRDGRQYSNTLHKMFNGR comes from the exons TGCCTGTAAATCCTGTACCATCTCTTCTGTGTACCGAAATCCCCATATTTGGTTCCACACCGATTCCACCACTTTATGCCACCTCCCGTCCTTCAAACCCGTTCATAATGACCCAATTAATCCGTACCACCGCTGGGTTTCTTCAGACGCCAGATATACACCCACTGAAGAAgacgaggaagaagaagaagaagatgatgattcgGGTGAAATCATTTCAAACATCAGTGAAGATGGAAAAGTCAATGATGAAGATGTCATCCTTAAGAATATTGGATCTATTATCGGCCTTTCTATGCAAGAGGGCATGTCAGTATTGAACGACTGTGAATTCATTTCTTCATCAAGTCTGGTGCAAAAACTCCTTTGCAGAACTCAGAGTGATTGGAGAgctgcattgactgtttttcaatGGGCAGGTTCACGGGAAAACTACAGTCATACTATCAGTGTGTACCATACCATGATATCAATATTGGGTATGCACAAAAAGTTTAGTGTAGCATGGGTTTTGATCAGAGAAATGCATGAGAAGGCAATGGTGACCCACCACACTTTTAAAATCGTGATTCAAAG GTATGCTGCTACTGAGGCGGTTGACAAAGCTATTAAGACATTTCATGccatggaaaagttcaaacttgcTGCAGACTACAATGACTTCCTTCACCTACTCCGTGCTCTTTGCAGATATCAGTATTTTGAAGAGGCAGaagaattaatttatttcaataaggaGTACTTTCCACTGGCAACAAAGAGCTTTAATGTTCTTCTCAATGGTTGGGGTAACATTTTAGTTGATGTTTATCAGGTGAAAAGGCTATGGAATGACATGTATAATCTATGCATCACCCCTGATGTTTCATCTTATACTACTATCATTTGTTGCCTCTCAAAAGCAGACAGATTCTATGATGTTGTTAGATTCTATGACGAAATGAAGAAGAAAGGTTTCACCCCAAATCTGAAGGTATATAATGCAGTAATTTGTGTTCTGGCTAAACATAAATTTATCAAAGAGGCACTGCATCTCTTTAACAGAATTCGAGAAATGGGTTTCAATCCAAATGCTGTAACATACATCTCCCTTATTAATCACCTTTGTTTGGCATGGGAAGCAGAAGATGCTTACAGAATCTTGGATGAGATGATTCAGAAGGGGTTTGTACCATCAATTAGAATATACTATTCATTTTTTAGATTTGTTAAAGATGGCGATGCAATCTTTGACCTCTTTGATAGAATGGAAAAGACTGGCTGTGCTCCTACGATGGAATTTTACCTTCTGTCCATCAGACGGTGTTGTAGTTGGGGCCAATATGAGAATGCCTTTAAGCTGTTGAATGTTATGGAGAAGCATGGCATCTGTATCGATGATAGTTCCAGCGTCATTTTACAGAATGGGTTCTTTCTGAATGGCAAATCAGAGGAGCCTTGTAAATGCTATAAAGAAATGAAAGCTGAAGGATTTTGTCTGGAGCCAAAAGCAGACAAGTTGTTTGAGTCTTGGATTGCAAGCAGAAGATATGCACCTCTGCAACTACACCAGAATTTCTCCAAGGAGAGGAGAGATGGAAGACAATATAGTAATACACTGCATAAAATGTttaatggaagatag
- the LOC131046621 gene encoding pentatricopeptide repeat-containing protein At3g25210, mitochondrial produces MIIKTIIIQCTRSSNSRNSLHSSKLSEFLLFNRSSIFLRFTAAELIRPLFPPLQSCSYHSNEENLENLEEPKSIPSLTSSVTPDAKWVNNPNNNHNNLTPITPRGSTPIGRQFESWIKSLQPGFKPEDVAHVLKQQNDPDLTYDIFRWTALQRNYRHNHQTYQIVIEAMASTQRRKKMEQLMEEIMAGACIGSVALFNTMISNYCQYRMLGSAIAVYKKMQKVPGCKPTVKTYNILFHAIVRRFGSFTVCCVHLRTVKSLYQQMNAAGVDPDLTTLNLLIKAHSMALEMDEAVRIYREMDLYGCSPDFYTYNYIIRGFCQKGYMKQALGFYGIMISKGLCPSRGVYDVLVCSLSVGGKVEEAMIALRDMTNNRLVPDFLTYKTLVEYLCRAGKGEEALEFLCGLRNKGYVLDEITYMRLVDIFKLIQ; encoded by the coding sequence atgataataaaaacTATCATCATTCAGTGCACAAGAAGCAGCAACAGCAGAAATTCTCTTCATTCCAGTAAGCTCTCTGAATTTTTATTGTTCAACCGTTCATCAATTTTTTTAAGATTTACTGCGGCGGAATTGATTAGGCCATTATTTCCCCCCCTTCAAAGCTGTTCATATCATTCAAATGAGGAAAATCTAGAAAATCTAGAGGAACCCAAATCAATACCCTCGTTAACATCTTCTGTAACCCCAGATGCCAAATGGGTGAACAATCCCAATAACAACCACAATAACCTAACACCCATAACCCCTAGAGGGTCCACACCCATTGGAAGACAATTTGAGAGCTGGATCAAATCCCTACAGCCCGGGTTCAAACCCGAGGACGTAGCCCATGTACTAAAACAGCAGAACGACCCTGACCTCACCTATGACATATTTCGGTGGACTGCCCTGCAGAGAAACTACAGACACAACCACCAAACGTATCAAATCGTGATCGAAGCAATGGCCTCTACACAACGGCGCAAGAAGATGGAACAGCTAATGGAAGAGATCATGGCTGGGGCCTGCATTGGTAGCGTAGCCCTCTTCAATACCATGATCAGTAATTATTGTCAATACAGGATGTTGGGATCTGCCATTGCTGTTTACAAAAAGATGCAAAAGGTTCCTGGCTGTAAACCCACTGTGAAAACTTACAACATTCTGTTCCATGCCATTGTGAGAAGGTTCGGAAGCTTTACTGTCTGTTGTGTGCATCTGAGGACTGTTAAGTCTCTGTATCAGCAAATGAATGCTGCAGGGGTTGATCCCGATCTCACAACTTTGAATTTGCTCATCAAAGCCCACTCTATGGCTTTGGAAATGGACGAGGCTGTGCGAATTTATCGTGAAATGGACCTGTATGGATGTAGCCCTGATTTCTACACTTACAATTATATCATCAGAGGATTTTGTCAGAAAGGGTACATGAAGCAAGCCTTGGGATTTTATGGTATAATGATTAGCAAGGGTCTTTGTCCAAGTCGAGGAGTTTATGATGTGCTTGTTTGCAGTCTTTCAGTTGGAGGGAAGGTGGAGGAGGCAATGATTGCTCTTCGAGACATGACCAATAATAGATTGGTGCCTGATTTCCTCACTTACAAGACTCTTGTTGAGTATCTTTGTCGTGCAGGAAAAGGAGAGGAGGCTCTTGAATTCCTTTGTGGACTTCGCAATAAGGGCTATGTGCTCGATGAGATCACTTACATGAGATTAGTGGATATCTTTAAACTGATACAATGA